One genomic window of Panicum hallii strain FIL2 chromosome 6, PHallii_v3.1, whole genome shotgun sequence includes the following:
- the LOC112897491 gene encoding ACT domain-containing protein DS12, chloroplastic-like isoform X2, with translation MAEMAVTVAGAAGTLRPCTGVSARGAAVLGRWRPLALAAPAKLRSSSSAVRVPRATSPAAVEDGSNTDTDPIPKVIIDQDSDPDATIVEVTLGDRLGDLVDTMSALKNLGLNVVKASVCLDSTGKHNKFSITKSSTGRKIDDPELLEAVRLTIINNMIQYHPESSSQLAMGATFGPEAPAEQVDVDIATHIDIFDDGPERSLLVVETADRPGLLVDLVKAISDINITVQSGEFDTEGLLAKAKFHVSYRGKTLSKALQQVLSNSLRYFLRRPTTEDASF, from the exons ATGGCCGAAATGGCCGTGaccgtcgccggcgccgccggtaCCCTCCGGCCGTGCACTGGCGTGTCGGCGCGCGGTGCCGCGGTTCTTGGCCGGTGGCGGCCTCTTGCCCTGGCGGCGCCTGCTAAGCTGAG ATCGTCCTCTTCAGCTGTGAGGGTTCCTAGGGCTACTTCCCCTGCGGCTGTTGAG GATGGGAGCAACACTGATACAGACCCTATCCCGAAAGTTATAATAGATCAAGACTCAGATCCGGATGCAACCATTGTAGAAGTAACCTTGGGTGACCGTCTTGGCGATCTTGTTGATACA ATGAGTGCCCTGAAGAACTTAGGGCTAAATGTTGTTAAAGCTAGTGTCTGCCTCGATTCTACCGGCAAGCATAACAAGTTTTCTATAACTAAATC GTCCACTGGCCGCAAAATTGACGACCCAGAGTTGTTAGAAGCAGTACGATTGACGATCATTAACAACATGATACAATATCATCCG GAGTCCAGCAGTCAATTGGCTATGGGAGCAACATTTGGGCCAGAAGCCCCTGCAGAACAG GTCGATGTGGACATAGCAACCCACATAGATATCTTCGATGATGGCCCTGAAAGAAG CTTACTTGTGGTGGAAACCGCAGATCGTCCAGGGTTACTTGTTGATCTTGTTAAGGCCATCTCCGATATCAACATAACTGTCCAATCTGGAGAATTTGATACTGAG GGGCTACTGGCTAAAGCAAAATTCCATGTCAGTTATAGGGGCAAAACTTTGAGCAAGGCTTTGCAACAG GTTCTTTCTAATAGCTTGCGTTATTTCTTGAGGCGGCCGACAACAGAAGATGCCAGCTTCTAG
- the LOC112897491 gene encoding ACT domain-containing protein DS12, chloroplastic-like isoform X1, whose amino-acid sequence MAEMAVTVAGAAGTLRPCTGVSARGAAVLGRWRPLALAAPAKLRSSSSAVRVPRATSPAAVEQDGSNTDTDPIPKVIIDQDSDPDATIVEVTLGDRLGDLVDTMSALKNLGLNVVKASVCLDSTGKHNKFSITKSSTGRKIDDPELLEAVRLTIINNMIQYHPESSSQLAMGATFGPEAPAEQVDVDIATHIDIFDDGPERSLLVVETADRPGLLVDLVKAISDINITVQSGEFDTEGLLAKAKFHVSYRGKTLSKALQQVLSNSLRYFLRRPTTEDASF is encoded by the exons ATGGCCGAAATGGCCGTGaccgtcgccggcgccgccggtaCCCTCCGGCCGTGCACTGGCGTGTCGGCGCGCGGTGCCGCGGTTCTTGGCCGGTGGCGGCCTCTTGCCCTGGCGGCGCCTGCTAAGCTGAG ATCGTCCTCTTCAGCTGTGAGGGTTCCTAGGGCTACTTCCCCTGCGGCTGTTGAG CAGGATGGGAGCAACACTGATACAGACCCTATCCCGAAAGTTATAATAGATCAAGACTCAGATCCGGATGCAACCATTGTAGAAGTAACCTTGGGTGACCGTCTTGGCGATCTTGTTGATACA ATGAGTGCCCTGAAGAACTTAGGGCTAAATGTTGTTAAAGCTAGTGTCTGCCTCGATTCTACCGGCAAGCATAACAAGTTTTCTATAACTAAATC GTCCACTGGCCGCAAAATTGACGACCCAGAGTTGTTAGAAGCAGTACGATTGACGATCATTAACAACATGATACAATATCATCCG GAGTCCAGCAGTCAATTGGCTATGGGAGCAACATTTGGGCCAGAAGCCCCTGCAGAACAG GTCGATGTGGACATAGCAACCCACATAGATATCTTCGATGATGGCCCTGAAAGAAG CTTACTTGTGGTGGAAACCGCAGATCGTCCAGGGTTACTTGTTGATCTTGTTAAGGCCATCTCCGATATCAACATAACTGTCCAATCTGGAGAATTTGATACTGAG GGGCTACTGGCTAAAGCAAAATTCCATGTCAGTTATAGGGGCAAAACTTTGAGCAAGGCTTTGCAACAG GTTCTTTCTAATAGCTTGCGTTATTTCTTGAGGCGGCCGACAACAGAAGATGCCAGCTTCTAG
- the LOC112897490 gene encoding afadin- and alpha-actinin-binding protein isoform X2 has protein sequence MSSSARFDLRASSQQLQAPASHAGMSDGGAFANAGNLEHCARYLNQTLVTFGFPASLDLFATDPVSIARTCNCIYALLQQRQRDIEFRESTNDLRQRMQSDISRLEAKIERMDAQLAAKDRELATLTRTEAKNTAALKSQIDKLQQERDEFQKMVIGNQQVRTQQIHEMKKKEKEYIKLQEKLNQVLMEKKKESSRSGMEIMNLLQKEGRQRGTWNGKKNDNDYYKMIVDAYEVKKQELMQENADLRALLRSMQMDMREFLNAPNGSSQPTVAANGRKEAGSPQSPLGGKTDVFDLPFHMARDQIEESLRTKMASIKARMTQLQDAQKGAEVTSEATERELELEAQLVEARSIIQEQASIMSKHFTKSDKPRRHSGLDGEREASAEV, from the exons ATGTCCTCGTCGGCGCGCTTCGACCTCCGG GCCTCGTCGCAGCAGCTGCAGGCACCAGCGTCGCACGCCGGCATGAG CGACGGTGGCGCGTTCGCGAATGCGGGTAACCTGGAGCACTGCGCCCGGTACCTCAACCAGACGCTCGTCACCTTTGGATTCCCGGCCTCGCTCGACCTCTTCGCCACCGATCCG GTCTCGATTGCAAGAACATGCAACTGCATCTACGCACTGCTGCAGCAGCGCCAGAGGGACATTGAGTTCAGGGAGTCCACAAATGATCTGCGGCAGCG TATGCAGTCTGATATTTCACGGCTGGAAGCCAAGATTGAAAGAATGGATGCTCAATTAGCAGCCAAAGATCGGGAGCTAGCCACACTTACTCGAACG GAGGCAAAAAACACTGCAGCTTTGAAATCTCAGATTGATAAGCTGCAGCAAGAACGTGATGAATTTCAGAAAATGGTTATTGGAAATCAG CAAGTACGCACCCAGCAAATCCATGAAatgaagaagaaagagaaggaatACATAAAATTGCAG GAGAAGCTAAACCAGGTACTGATGGAGAAGAAAAAGGAGTCATCCCGTTCTGGAATGGAAATAATGAACTTATTGCAG AAAGAAGGACGGCAACGTGGAACTTGGAATGGAAAAAAGAATGACAATGATTACTATAAAATGATT GTTGATGCATATGAAGTGAAAAAGCAAGAACTGATGCAGGAGAATGCTGATTTACGGGCACTCTTGCGTTCAATGCAG ATGGACATGCGTGAGTTCCTCAATGCTCCGAATGGATCATCCCAGCCTACTGTTGCTGCTAATGGAAGAAAAGAGGCAGGGTCTCCTCAGTCCCCGCTAGGTGGCAAGACG GATGTCTTTGACCTGCCCTTTCACATGGCAAGAGACCAGATAGAAGAGAGTTTGCGCACAAAAATGGCTTCAATCAAG GCACGAATGACGCAACTTCAAGATGCTCAAAAAGGTGCTGAAGTGACCTCTGAGGCTACTGAGCGTGAGCTTGAGCTCGAAGCTCAGCTGGTTGAAGCAAGGAGCATCATTCAAGAGCAG GCCTCCATCATGTCCAAGCACTTCACCAAGTCTGATAAGCCAAG GAGGCATAGTGGTCTGGATGGCGAGCGAGAGGCGTCTGCCGAGGTGTGA
- the LOC112897490 gene encoding afadin- and alpha-actinin-binding protein isoform X1: protein MSSSARFDLRASSQQLQAPASHAGMSDGGAFANAGNLEHCARYLNQTLVTFGFPASLDLFATDPVSIARTCNCIYALLQQRQRDIEFRESTNDLRQRMQSDISRLEAKIERMDAQLAAKDRELATLTRTEAKNTAALKSQIDKLQQERDEFQKMVIGNQQVRTQQIHEMKKKEKEYIKLQEKLNQVLMEKKKESSRSGMEIMNLLQKEGRQRGTWNGKKNDNDYYKMIVDAYEVKKQELMQENADLRALLRSMQMDMREFLNAPNGSSQPTVAANGRKEAGSPQSPLGGKTDVFDLPFHMARDQIEESLRTKMASIKARMTQLQDAQKGAEVTSEATERELELEAQLVEARSIIQEQASIMSKHFTKSDKPSGRRHSGLDGEREASAEV from the exons ATGTCCTCGTCGGCGCGCTTCGACCTCCGG GCCTCGTCGCAGCAGCTGCAGGCACCAGCGTCGCACGCCGGCATGAG CGACGGTGGCGCGTTCGCGAATGCGGGTAACCTGGAGCACTGCGCCCGGTACCTCAACCAGACGCTCGTCACCTTTGGATTCCCGGCCTCGCTCGACCTCTTCGCCACCGATCCG GTCTCGATTGCAAGAACATGCAACTGCATCTACGCACTGCTGCAGCAGCGCCAGAGGGACATTGAGTTCAGGGAGTCCACAAATGATCTGCGGCAGCG TATGCAGTCTGATATTTCACGGCTGGAAGCCAAGATTGAAAGAATGGATGCTCAATTAGCAGCCAAAGATCGGGAGCTAGCCACACTTACTCGAACG GAGGCAAAAAACACTGCAGCTTTGAAATCTCAGATTGATAAGCTGCAGCAAGAACGTGATGAATTTCAGAAAATGGTTATTGGAAATCAG CAAGTACGCACCCAGCAAATCCATGAAatgaagaagaaagagaaggaatACATAAAATTGCAG GAGAAGCTAAACCAGGTACTGATGGAGAAGAAAAAGGAGTCATCCCGTTCTGGAATGGAAATAATGAACTTATTGCAG AAAGAAGGACGGCAACGTGGAACTTGGAATGGAAAAAAGAATGACAATGATTACTATAAAATGATT GTTGATGCATATGAAGTGAAAAAGCAAGAACTGATGCAGGAGAATGCTGATTTACGGGCACTCTTGCGTTCAATGCAG ATGGACATGCGTGAGTTCCTCAATGCTCCGAATGGATCATCCCAGCCTACTGTTGCTGCTAATGGAAGAAAAGAGGCAGGGTCTCCTCAGTCCCCGCTAGGTGGCAAGACG GATGTCTTTGACCTGCCCTTTCACATGGCAAGAGACCAGATAGAAGAGAGTTTGCGCACAAAAATGGCTTCAATCAAG GCACGAATGACGCAACTTCAAGATGCTCAAAAAGGTGCTGAAGTGACCTCTGAGGCTACTGAGCGTGAGCTTGAGCTCGAAGCTCAGCTGGTTGAAGCAAGGAGCATCATTCAAGAGCAG GCCTCCATCATGTCCAAGCACTTCACCAAGTCTGATAAGCCAAG CGGCAGGAGGCATAGTGGTCTGGATGGCGAGCGAGAGGCGTCTGCCGAGGTGTGA
- the LOC112898455 gene encoding uncharacterized protein LOC112898455 isoform X2 produces MRHRLLRRAMPLPPPTPPAPRTPGVAGGRLFSSLPPPPPLQSRREVHVWYLLPDELNDASQLKMYMDLLSPSERKTALSMNGEKLQKDTDFKVDPGSFEFKKNKFGKPEILWQSDDSKMEWPLHFNISHTSSLIACGITMDTPIGIDIEEKKRKTAKNILSLARRYFTPSEVDYLAKIPDPDAQQKEFIKLWTLKEAYVKALGRGFSGAPFNKFSIELAAKTGIRISVAPKVFKDSDSTCDCLSENWQFALAELNSSHYMAVCIEDDSRSSGSGNGRLPIGLKVWKTVPFLEDTLVSGTEAVTIIS; encoded by the exons ATGCGCCACCGCCTGCTCCGCCGCGCGATGCCGCTCCCGCCGCCGACGCCTCCTGCGCCCCGGACGccgggggtcgccggcgggcgCCTCTTCTCctcgctcccgccgccgccgccgctccagtcGCGAAG AGAGGTGCATGTTTGGTATCTTTTGCCTGATGAGTTGAATGATGCCTCCCAACTGAAGATGTACATGGATCTTCTTTCACCTTCTGAAAGGAAGACTGCTTTATCTATGAATGGAGAGAAGTTGCAGAAAG ATACAGATTTCAAAGTTGATCCAGGATCATTTGAGTTTAAGAAAAACAAATTTGGCAAACCTGAG ATACTGTGGCAATCTGATGACAGCAAGATGGAATGGCCTTTGCATTTCAATATTTCACACACATCTTCTTTGATTGCCTGTGGCATAACCATGGATACTCCT ATTGGCATTGACATTGAAGAGAAGAAACGAAAGACAGCCAAGAATATTTTATCTCTTGCTCGCCGTTATTTCACCCCATCTGAAGTTGATTATCTAGCTAAAATTCCGGATCCTGATGCTCAGCAAAAGGAATTCATAAAACTGTGGACTCTTAAA GAAGCATACGTAAAAGCTCTTGGAAGGGGATTTTCAGGCGCTCCTTTCAATAAGTTCTCAATCGAACTGGCAGCAAAGACTGGAATCCGGATTTCTGTG GCACCAAAAGTATTCAAGGATTCTGACTCTACTTGTGACTGTTTGTCCGAGAATTGGCAATTTGCACTTGCAGAGCTAAATAGTTCTCATTACATGGCAGTTTGTATAGAGGATGACTCAAGAAGTTCAG GTTCTGGGAATGGTCGGCTACCTATAGGATTGAAAGTATGGAAGACCGTTCCATTCCTAGAAGATACGCTTGTTTCTGGAACAGAAGCTGTGACGATTATCAGTTGA
- the LOC112898455 gene encoding uncharacterized protein LOC112898455 isoform X1, translating to MRHRLLRRAMPLPPPTPPAPRTPGVAGGRLFSSLPPPPPLQSRREVHVWYLLPDELNDASQLKMYMDLLSPSERKTALSMNGEKLQKGAVLSRALVRTTLSRYTDFKVDPGSFEFKKNKFGKPEILWQSDDSKMEWPLHFNISHTSSLIACGITMDTPIGIDIEEKKRKTAKNILSLARRYFTPSEVDYLAKIPDPDAQQKEFIKLWTLKEAYVKALGRGFSGAPFNKFSIELAAKTGIRISVAPKVFKDSDSTCDCLSENWQFALAELNSSHYMAVCIEDDSRSSGSGNGRLPIGLKVWKTVPFLEDTLVSGTEAVTIIS from the exons ATGCGCCACCGCCTGCTCCGCCGCGCGATGCCGCTCCCGCCGCCGACGCCTCCTGCGCCCCGGACGccgggggtcgccggcgggcgCCTCTTCTCctcgctcccgccgccgccgccgctccagtcGCGAAG AGAGGTGCATGTTTGGTATCTTTTGCCTGATGAGTTGAATGATGCCTCCCAACTGAAGATGTACATGGATCTTCTTTCACCTTCTGAAAGGAAGACTGCTTTATCTATGAATGGAGAGAAGTTGCAGAAAGGTGCTGTGCTGTCCCGTGCACTGGTGCGCACAACACTTTCGAGAT ATACAGATTTCAAAGTTGATCCAGGATCATTTGAGTTTAAGAAAAACAAATTTGGCAAACCTGAG ATACTGTGGCAATCTGATGACAGCAAGATGGAATGGCCTTTGCATTTCAATATTTCACACACATCTTCTTTGATTGCCTGTGGCATAACCATGGATACTCCT ATTGGCATTGACATTGAAGAGAAGAAACGAAAGACAGCCAAGAATATTTTATCTCTTGCTCGCCGTTATTTCACCCCATCTGAAGTTGATTATCTAGCTAAAATTCCGGATCCTGATGCTCAGCAAAAGGAATTCATAAAACTGTGGACTCTTAAA GAAGCATACGTAAAAGCTCTTGGAAGGGGATTTTCAGGCGCTCCTTTCAATAAGTTCTCAATCGAACTGGCAGCAAAGACTGGAATCCGGATTTCTGTG GCACCAAAAGTATTCAAGGATTCTGACTCTACTTGTGACTGTTTGTCCGAGAATTGGCAATTTGCACTTGCAGAGCTAAATAGTTCTCATTACATGGCAGTTTGTATAGAGGATGACTCAAGAAGTTCAG GTTCTGGGAATGGTCGGCTACCTATAGGATTGAAAGTATGGAAGACCGTTCCATTCCTAGAAGATACGCTTGTTTCTGGAACAGAAGCTGTGACGATTATCAGTTGA
- the LOC112898455 gene encoding uncharacterized protein LOC112898455 isoform X3: MCALREVHVWYLLPDELNDASQLKMYMDLLSPSERKTALSMNGEKLQKGAVLSRALVRTTLSRYTDFKVDPGSFEFKKNKFGKPEILWQSDDSKMEWPLHFNISHTSSLIACGITMDTPIGIDIEEKKRKTAKNILSLARRYFTPSEVDYLAKIPDPDAQQKEFIKLWTLKEAYVKALGRGFSGAPFNKFSIELAAKTGIRISVAPKVFKDSDSTCDCLSENWQFALAELNSSHYMAVCIEDDSRSSGSGNGRLPIGLKVWKTVPFLEDTLVSGTEAVTIIS, from the exons ATGTGTGCCTTAAG AGAGGTGCATGTTTGGTATCTTTTGCCTGATGAGTTGAATGATGCCTCCCAACTGAAGATGTACATGGATCTTCTTTCACCTTCTGAAAGGAAGACTGCTTTATCTATGAATGGAGAGAAGTTGCAGAAAGGTGCTGTGCTGTCCCGTGCACTGGTGCGCACAACACTTTCGAGAT ATACAGATTTCAAAGTTGATCCAGGATCATTTGAGTTTAAGAAAAACAAATTTGGCAAACCTGAG ATACTGTGGCAATCTGATGACAGCAAGATGGAATGGCCTTTGCATTTCAATATTTCACACACATCTTCTTTGATTGCCTGTGGCATAACCATGGATACTCCT ATTGGCATTGACATTGAAGAGAAGAAACGAAAGACAGCCAAGAATATTTTATCTCTTGCTCGCCGTTATTTCACCCCATCTGAAGTTGATTATCTAGCTAAAATTCCGGATCCTGATGCTCAGCAAAAGGAATTCATAAAACTGTGGACTCTTAAA GAAGCATACGTAAAAGCTCTTGGAAGGGGATTTTCAGGCGCTCCTTTCAATAAGTTCTCAATCGAACTGGCAGCAAAGACTGGAATCCGGATTTCTGTG GCACCAAAAGTATTCAAGGATTCTGACTCTACTTGTGACTGTTTGTCCGAGAATTGGCAATTTGCACTTGCAGAGCTAAATAGTTCTCATTACATGGCAGTTTGTATAGAGGATGACTCAAGAAGTTCAG GTTCTGGGAATGGTCGGCTACCTATAGGATTGAAAGTATGGAAGACCGTTCCATTCCTAGAAGATACGCTTGTTTCTGGAACAGAAGCTGTGACGATTATCAGTTGA